A portion of the Coturnix japonica isolate 7356 chromosome 4, Coturnix japonica 2.1, whole genome shotgun sequence genome contains these proteins:
- the LOC107313192 gene encoding probable E3 ubiquitin-protein ligase HERC4 isoform X2 produces MAGARQRQRRAKRRLNGLRSGTTRRPPDDRDERQGNRGDRDGAVMCRGATALRAGGTAGGDGEVSSSDRRRGLLVCSKVAECVWLEGEEEVRCWNCDETHVLVCSCDGKLYEYWTTAPGKIFEPRLVKELGNHDIVQIACGDHHSMALSRGGNLFTWGRNNRGQLGVGSLDPIISEPRLVKGLKGIPLAQIAAGGAHSVVVSLSGAVYSWGKNDFGQLGLRHTYDRDRPSYVEALEHWKAVFISCGADHTAVLSMDGLLYTFGAGGAGQLGHNSTRNELSPRVVAELWGARVSQVACGRQHTLVYVSSLDKVYSFGSYEGQLKSERKSNHLVPLPIDSPVDNGEFCQENTSQNMAKTTAEGKDSITGLLFKKRNSYPLNGIATLERKEVKTWINNFSSRHWGNIKKYITPIFSSEACINGSFLDKRGKHFRTSKENSGVDMAKVLRFYKKISKNAEVYQEVQKEINNLLPSLSSSPISPENFRVYLILPFLLQQQNAFSTLKQLAKAILRLRQKDLQTLECLWSNLETDYFKNLVVIFKEVSLYSLNQLLNCFVPEQYPQEIETLQILQILYQLTMLIKYPCIFEVKNKMLIHFLECNRLSLYINIHPSTIQIFQKQWAFPVRRECLLDDIWDHLRKAKKNQFTHFLEVYFENEEGLGGGLRRELFTVAAKALCDPQSGVFRHFPSRLVWFPRQASSHGDTFLLVGTLCGMALYNHCWTPFPFPRALFKKMRDVEPTLEDLEELMPAVGRSLKNILKEESERRLESLHMTFVQMEEGGSVVELKENGANILVTKHNRKEFVDLYVNYVLNESVQKPFEDFMQGFLRGCPAESWKVFLPAELQAVLLGQMNYDWHLLMKNVAYVNYEESHQTIKDFWTVFHELPEEKKKNFLAFLTGSDRIIPYVEYFVFTIEDPQYENPDNLYPSARTCSRVLILPRYSSKEILEEKLLFAIEHSEGFGLL; encoded by the exons ATGGCGGGGGCACGGCAGCGGCAGCGACGGGCCAAGCGGCGGCTGAACGGGCTACGGAGCGGGACCACGCGGAGACCGCCTGATGACAGAGATGAGCGGCAGGGTAACCGAGGGGACCGGGACGGGGCCGTGATGTGCCGAGGGGCGACTGCTCTTAGAGCCGGTGGCACGGCAGGCGGAGATGGAGAAGTGTCTTCTAGTGATCGCCGGAGGGGTCTGCTGGTGTGCAGCAAAGTAGCAG AATGCGTGTGGTTagagggagaagaggaggtgCGGTGTTGGAACTGTGATGAGACACATGTACTTGTTTGCTCCTGTGACGGGAAGCTTTATGAATACTGGACCACGGCTCCAGGCAAAATATTTGAGCCAAG GCTGGTGAAAGAACTGGGAAACCACGATATTGTTCAAATAGCCTGTGGAGACCATCACTCCATGGCACTGTCCAGAG GAGGTAATCTCTTTACCTGGGGCCGGAATAACCGTGGACAGCTTGGAGTGGGGAGCCTAGACCCAATCATCTCTGAACCACGGCTGGTGAAAGGCCTAAAGGGCATCCCACTCGCTCAAattgctgctggaggagctcaCAGTGTTGTTGTGTCACTCTCTGGAGCTGTTTACTCGTGGGGAAAGAACGATTTTGGACAGCTGGGACTCAGACACACGTAtg acagGGACCGCCCGTCATACGTTGAAGCATTAGAGCACTGGAAGGCTGTATTTATCTCATGCGGGGCAGACCACACTGCAGTTCTCTCCATG GATGGCTTGCTGTACACCTTTGGAGCAGGAGGGGCTGGCCAGCTTGGTCACAACTCCACCCGGAATGAACTTAGTCCTCGTGTGGTGGCTGAACTGTGGGGAGCAAGAGTTTCACAGGTTGCCTGTGGAAG GCAGCACACCCTGGTCTATGTCTCATCTTTGGACAAAGTCTATTCATTTGGTTCTTATGAAGGACAGCTGAAAAGTGAGAGAAAATCTAATCACTTGGTACCACTGCCCATCGATTCACCAGTGGATAATGGGGAGTTCTGCCAGG AAAACACGTCACAAAACATGGCAAAAActactgcagaaggaaaggacaGTATCACTGGCCTTCTCTTTAAGAAAAGG AATTCCTATCCTTTGAATGGGATTGCCACTCTGGagaggaaagaagtgaaaacatGGATTAATAATTTCAGTTCACGACACTGGGGGAATATAAAAAA ATATATCACACCGATCTTTTCATCCGAGGCTTGCATCAATGGAAGTTTCTTGGATAAAAG GGGCAAACATTTCAGGACTTCCAAGGAAAACTCAGGTGTAGACATGGCAAAAGTGCTACGCTTTTATAAGAAGATCAGCAAGAATGCAGAAGTCTACCAGGAG gtgCAAAAGGAGATTAATAATTTACTGCCATCATTGTCTTCTTCTCCTATTTCACCTGAAAATTTCAGAGTCTACTTGATCTTgcctttcctcctgcagcaacAGAATGCTTTCTCTACTCTCAAGCAGCTAGCAAAAGCTATCCTGAGGCTCCGGCAGAAGGACCTGCAAACTCTTG aatgCCTGTGGTCAAATCTAGAAACAGACTATTTCAAGAATctggttgttatttttaaggAGGTTTCCCTGTACTCTCTAAATCAACTTCTCAACTGCTTTGTCCCTGAGCAATATCCACAAGAGATAGAGACACTGCAAATACTGCAGATTCTTTACCAG CTGACAATGCTGATCAAATATCCGTGCATTTTTGAAGTGAAGAACAAGATGCTGATTCATTTTTTAGAATGCAACAGACTGTCTTTGTATATCAACATT CATCCAAGCacaatacaaatatttcagaaacagtGGGCTTTTCCTGTCAGAAGAGAATGCCTTCTGGATGACATTTGGGATCATTTAAGAAAGGCGAAGAAGAACCAATTCACACATTTCTTAGAA GTGTACTTCGAGAACGAGGAAGGGCTAGGAGGCGGGCTGCGCCGGGAGCTCTTCACCGTCGCCGCCAAGGCCCTCTGCGATCCCCAGAGCGGCGTGTTCCGCCACTTCCCCTCCAGGCTGGTCTGGTTCCCCAGGCAG GCGTCAAGCCACGGTGACACCTTCCTCCTGGTTGGCACCCTGTGTGGAATGGCCCTGTATAACCACTGCTGGactcctttccccttccccagggCTCTCTTCAAGAAGATGCGGGATGTCGAGCCGACCCTGGAGGACCTGGAGGAGCTGATGCCAGCAGTCGGCAG gagtcttaagaatattttgaaggaaGAATCTGAGCGCAGGCTTGAAAGCCTACACATGACCTTTGTG CAAATGGAAGAAGGAGGTTCTGTGGTTGAGCTTAAAGAAAATGGTGCCAACATTCTTGTCACTAAGCACAACAg GAAGGAATTTGTTGACTTGTATGTAAATTATGTGTTGAATGAATCGGTACAGAAGCCATTTGAAGACTTTATGCAAGGCTTTTTAAGAGGCTGCCCAGCTGAAAGCTGGAAGGTGTTTCTCCCCGCTGAGCTCCAGGCTGTTCTTCTGGGACAAATGAATTATGACTGGCATCTGCTAATGAAG AATGTGGCATATGTGAACTACGAAGAGTCACATCAAACCATCAAGGATTTTTGGACTGTGTTTCACGAGctcccagaagaaaaaaagaaaaacttccttG cttttttaACAGGATCTGATCGAATCATTCCCTATGTAGagtattttgtatttactaTTGAAGACCCTCAGTATGAAAATCCAGATAATTTATATCCTTCTGCCCGAACCTGCAGCCGCGTTCTCATCCTCCCCAGGTACAGCAGTAAGGAAATACTTGAGGAAAAATTACTCTTTGCTATAGAGCATAGTGAAGGTTTTGGCTTACTGTAG
- the CCNG2 gene encoding cyclin-G2: protein MGSEALRLFRQLNLHLELEGRYQPRERGISLIECAAENENTLCPRQRNAKVEDLWSLTNFFGFATETFVLAVNILDRFLALMKVKPKHLSCIGVCCFQLAARVVEEECNIPSAHEIIRISQCKCTVSDLKRMEKIISEKLHFEFKATTALTFLHLYHTIVLCHTSERKEVLNLDKLEAQLKACNCRLVFSKAKPSVLALCLLTLEVQSLKSVELFEILLRVQKHSKISDCDLLYWRELVSKCLADYSSPECCKPDHKKLVWIVSRRTAQNLQNSYYSVPELPTIPEGGCFKESESEDSCEDMSSGEESLSSSPPSDLEGTFFFELKPKTKWQTLNSQSLH, encoded by the exons ATGGGCAGCGAGGCGCTGCGGCTGTTCCGGCAGCTGAACCTGCACCTGGAGCTGGAGGGCCGCTACCAGCCCCGGGAGAGGGGGATCAGCCTCATCGAGTGCGCGGCCGAG aatgaaaacactCTGTGTCCGAGACAAAGGAATGCCAAGGTGGAAGATCTCTGGAGTCTGACCAACTTCTTTGGATTTGCAACTGAAACGTTTGTTTTGGCTGTTAACATCCTGGACAGGTTCCTGGCTCTTATGAAG GTGAAACCGAAGCATTTGTCTTGCATTGGAGTTTGTTGTTTTCAACTGGCTGCCCGGGTGGTTGAAGAAGAATGCAATATTCCATCTGCTCATGAGATTATCCGAATCAGCCAATGTAAATGCACTGTGTCCGACCTGAAACGGATGGAAAAGataatttcagaaaagctgCACTTTGAATTTAAAGCTACTACTGCCTTAACCTTCTTGCACTTGTACCATACTATTGTACTCTGTCATACCTCAGAAAG GAAAGAAGTATTGAATCTTGACAAATTGGAAGCACAGCTAAAAGCTTGCAACTGTCGTCTTGTCTTTTCTAAGGCAAAA CCGTCTGTCTTGGCCTTGTGCCTTCTCACTCTTGAAGTTCAATCTTTGAAATCTGTTGAGCTGTTTGAGATACTTCTGCGTGTTCAAAAGCACTCAAAG ATAAGTGATTGTGACCTGCTTTACTGGAGGGAACTGGTCTCAAAATGCCTGGCAGACTATTCTTCTCCTGAATGTTGCAAACCTGATCATAAAAAGCTAGTTTGGATTGTTTCAAGGCGCACAGCCCAGAACCTACAGAACAGTTACTACAGTGTTCCCGAGTTGCCAACAATACCAGAGGGTGGCTGTTTCAAGGAAAGCGAAAG TGAAGACTCCTGTGAAGATATGAGCAGCGGAGAAGAAAGCCTTAGCAGTTCTCCTCCTAGTGATCTGGAAGGCACCTTCTTCTTTGAACTCAAACCTAAAACAAAGTGGCAGACTCTTAATTCTCAGTCTTTGCATTAA
- the LOC107313193 gene encoding protein preY, mitochondrial isoform X1 — protein sequence MLRCCGRRAAALLRRAAGSRGASGHEQDHGPGQPLEPSLLRFLVCPLSKRPLRYEESTNELINEELGIAYPIIDGIPNMIPEAARSTRKRPPAEDPEQP from the exons ATGCTGCGCTGCTGCGGGCGCAGAGCGGCGGCCCTGCTGCGGAGGGCGGCTGGGAGCCGCGGGGCCAGCGGCCACGAGCAGGACCACGGGCCGGGGCAGCCGCTGGAGCCGTCGCTGCTGCGCTTCTTGGTGTGCCCGCTCTCCAAGCGGCCGCTGAG GTACGAAGAATCGACTAACGAGCTCATTAACGAGGAGCTGGGCATCGCCTACCCCATCATCGATGGCATCCCCAACATGATCCCGGAGGCAGCCCGCAGTACGCGGAAGCGGCCCCCGGCGGAGGACCCGGAGCAGCCGTGA
- the LOC107313193 gene encoding phosphatidylinositol N-acetylglucosaminyltransferase subunit Y isoform X2 has product MAAGGLLPSLPTLTVLVPLLSLAGLFYSASVDETFPQGCTSTNSLCFYSLLLPVTIPVYVFFHLWTWMGIKLFRHN; this is encoded by the coding sequence ATGGCGGCGGGCGgcctgctcccatccctgcccACGCTGACCGTGCTCGTTCCCCTCCTCTCCCTAGCGGGCTTGTTCTACTCGGCCAGCGTGGATGAAACCTTCCCCCAGGGCTGCACCAGCACCAACAGCTTATGTTTCTACAGCCTCCTGCTCCCTGTCACCATACCGGTTTATGTGTTCTTCCACCTGTGGACCTGGATGGGAATTAAGCTTTTTAGACACAATTAG
- the LOC107313192 gene encoding probable E3 ubiquitin-protein ligase HERC4 isoform X1 codes for MAGARQRQRRAKRRLNGLRSGTTRRPPDDRDERQGNRGDRDGAVMCRGATALRAGGTAGGDGEVSSSDRRRGLLVCSKVAECVWLEGEEEVRCWNCDETHVLVCSCDGKLYEYWTTAPGKIFEPRLVKELGNHDIVQIACGDHHSMALSRGGNLFTWGRNNRGQLGVGSLDPIISEPRLVKGLKGIPLAQIAAGGAHSVVVSLSGAVYSWGKNDFGQLGLRHTYDRDRPSYVEALEHWKAVFISCGADHTAVLSMDGLLYTFGAGGAGQLGHNSTRNELSPRVVAELWGARVSQVACGRQHTLVYVSSLDKVYSFGSYEGQLKSERKSNHLVPLPIDSPVDNGEFCQENTSQNMAKTTAEGKDSITGLLFKKRNSYPLNGIATLERKEVKTWINNFSSRHWGNIKKYITPIFSSEACINGSFLDKRGKHFRTSKENSGVDMAKVLRFYKKISKNAEVYQEVQKEINNLLPSLSSSPISPENFRVYLILPFLLQQQNAFSTLKQLAKAILRLRQKDLQTLECLWSNLETDYFKNLVVIFKEVSLYSLNQLLNCFVPEQYPQEIETLQILQILYQVNSRAGSRLQDNHFYIPETIDIIRHISTMGIELTMLIKYPCIFEVKNKMLIHFLECNRLSLYINIHPSTIQIFQKQWAFPVRRECLLDDIWDHLRKAKKNQFTHFLEVYFENEEGLGGGLRRELFTVAAKALCDPQSGVFRHFPSRLVWFPRQASSHGDTFLLVGTLCGMALYNHCWTPFPFPRALFKKMRDVEPTLEDLEELMPAVGRSLKNILKEESERRLESLHMTFVQMEEGGSVVELKENGANILVTKHNRKEFVDLYVNYVLNESVQKPFEDFMQGFLRGCPAESWKVFLPAELQAVLLGQMNYDWHLLMKNVAYVNYEESHQTIKDFWTVFHELPEEKKKNFLAFLTGSDRIIPYVEYFVFTIEDPQYENPDNLYPSARTCSRVLILPRYSSKEILEEKLLFAIEHSEGFGLL; via the exons ATGGCGGGGGCACGGCAGCGGCAGCGACGGGCCAAGCGGCGGCTGAACGGGCTACGGAGCGGGACCACGCGGAGACCGCCTGATGACAGAGATGAGCGGCAGGGTAACCGAGGGGACCGGGACGGGGCCGTGATGTGCCGAGGGGCGACTGCTCTTAGAGCCGGTGGCACGGCAGGCGGAGATGGAGAAGTGTCTTCTAGTGATCGCCGGAGGGGTCTGCTGGTGTGCAGCAAAGTAGCAG AATGCGTGTGGTTagagggagaagaggaggtgCGGTGTTGGAACTGTGATGAGACACATGTACTTGTTTGCTCCTGTGACGGGAAGCTTTATGAATACTGGACCACGGCTCCAGGCAAAATATTTGAGCCAAG GCTGGTGAAAGAACTGGGAAACCACGATATTGTTCAAATAGCCTGTGGAGACCATCACTCCATGGCACTGTCCAGAG GAGGTAATCTCTTTACCTGGGGCCGGAATAACCGTGGACAGCTTGGAGTGGGGAGCCTAGACCCAATCATCTCTGAACCACGGCTGGTGAAAGGCCTAAAGGGCATCCCACTCGCTCAAattgctgctggaggagctcaCAGTGTTGTTGTGTCACTCTCTGGAGCTGTTTACTCGTGGGGAAAGAACGATTTTGGACAGCTGGGACTCAGACACACGTAtg acagGGACCGCCCGTCATACGTTGAAGCATTAGAGCACTGGAAGGCTGTATTTATCTCATGCGGGGCAGACCACACTGCAGTTCTCTCCATG GATGGCTTGCTGTACACCTTTGGAGCAGGAGGGGCTGGCCAGCTTGGTCACAACTCCACCCGGAATGAACTTAGTCCTCGTGTGGTGGCTGAACTGTGGGGAGCAAGAGTTTCACAGGTTGCCTGTGGAAG GCAGCACACCCTGGTCTATGTCTCATCTTTGGACAAAGTCTATTCATTTGGTTCTTATGAAGGACAGCTGAAAAGTGAGAGAAAATCTAATCACTTGGTACCACTGCCCATCGATTCACCAGTGGATAATGGGGAGTTCTGCCAGG AAAACACGTCACAAAACATGGCAAAAActactgcagaaggaaaggacaGTATCACTGGCCTTCTCTTTAAGAAAAGG AATTCCTATCCTTTGAATGGGATTGCCACTCTGGagaggaaagaagtgaaaacatGGATTAATAATTTCAGTTCACGACACTGGGGGAATATAAAAAA ATATATCACACCGATCTTTTCATCCGAGGCTTGCATCAATGGAAGTTTCTTGGATAAAAG GGGCAAACATTTCAGGACTTCCAAGGAAAACTCAGGTGTAGACATGGCAAAAGTGCTACGCTTTTATAAGAAGATCAGCAAGAATGCAGAAGTCTACCAGGAG gtgCAAAAGGAGATTAATAATTTACTGCCATCATTGTCTTCTTCTCCTATTTCACCTGAAAATTTCAGAGTCTACTTGATCTTgcctttcctcctgcagcaacAGAATGCTTTCTCTACTCTCAAGCAGCTAGCAAAAGCTATCCTGAGGCTCCGGCAGAAGGACCTGCAAACTCTTG aatgCCTGTGGTCAAATCTAGAAACAGACTATTTCAAGAATctggttgttatttttaaggAGGTTTCCCTGTACTCTCTAAATCAACTTCTCAACTGCTTTGTCCCTGAGCAATATCCACAAGAGATAGAGACACTGCAAATACTGCAGATTCTTTACCAG GTGAACTCCAGAGCTGGTTCCAGGCTACAAGACAACCATTTCTATATACCTGAAACGATAGACATTATCCGTCATATTAGCACCATGGGCATAGAA CTGACAATGCTGATCAAATATCCGTGCATTTTTGAAGTGAAGAACAAGATGCTGATTCATTTTTTAGAATGCAACAGACTGTCTTTGTATATCAACATT CATCCAAGCacaatacaaatatttcagaaacagtGGGCTTTTCCTGTCAGAAGAGAATGCCTTCTGGATGACATTTGGGATCATTTAAGAAAGGCGAAGAAGAACCAATTCACACATTTCTTAGAA GTGTACTTCGAGAACGAGGAAGGGCTAGGAGGCGGGCTGCGCCGGGAGCTCTTCACCGTCGCCGCCAAGGCCCTCTGCGATCCCCAGAGCGGCGTGTTCCGCCACTTCCCCTCCAGGCTGGTCTGGTTCCCCAGGCAG GCGTCAAGCCACGGTGACACCTTCCTCCTGGTTGGCACCCTGTGTGGAATGGCCCTGTATAACCACTGCTGGactcctttccccttccccagggCTCTCTTCAAGAAGATGCGGGATGTCGAGCCGACCCTGGAGGACCTGGAGGAGCTGATGCCAGCAGTCGGCAG gagtcttaagaatattttgaaggaaGAATCTGAGCGCAGGCTTGAAAGCCTACACATGACCTTTGTG CAAATGGAAGAAGGAGGTTCTGTGGTTGAGCTTAAAGAAAATGGTGCCAACATTCTTGTCACTAAGCACAACAg GAAGGAATTTGTTGACTTGTATGTAAATTATGTGTTGAATGAATCGGTACAGAAGCCATTTGAAGACTTTATGCAAGGCTTTTTAAGAGGCTGCCCAGCTGAAAGCTGGAAGGTGTTTCTCCCCGCTGAGCTCCAGGCTGTTCTTCTGGGACAAATGAATTATGACTGGCATCTGCTAATGAAG AATGTGGCATATGTGAACTACGAAGAGTCACATCAAACCATCAAGGATTTTTGGACTGTGTTTCACGAGctcccagaagaaaaaaagaaaaacttccttG cttttttaACAGGATCTGATCGAATCATTCCCTATGTAGagtattttgtatttactaTTGAAGACCCTCAGTATGAAAATCCAGATAATTTATATCCTTCTGCCCGAACCTGCAGCCGCGTTCTCATCCTCCCCAGGTACAGCAGTAAGGAAATACTTGAGGAAAAATTACTCTTTGCTATAGAGCATAGTGAAGGTTTTGGCTTACTGTAG